From one Acidibrevibacterium fodinaquatile genomic stretch:
- a CDS encoding class I SAM-dependent methyltransferase: protein MKSDNLLGSMGNLKMKKVSGHKKHFVDRVVRGKLTDMSEIFGEKFAGIFIPADDVGAAKIGITKQFLQDASVYHERYSATPYFRWLLEGAVKGRMAREPAMILDIGSGSGNSVLPALDLFPKTKIVATDLSEDLLAILRDHLAKDPTQAARVSLACLDATRADYIEGSADLVIGAAVLHHLLDPAECVRRAIKALSPKGTAIFFEPFEAGNAVLRLAYECILSRNADGATEPLSTQAIHVLRALVQDYSVRAGSDKSAPIFRDIDDKWLFTHAFFKELIAPLGDYDLEIEPINLSDDCFTRQTRTNFRLALGVTEDVAIQTLPEWAWDILKRADQSFSFELKKDLPIEARIIIRRKP from the coding sequence ATGAAAAGCGATAATTTACTCGGTAGCATGGGAAATTTGAAGATGAAAAAGGTATCTGGTCACAAAAAACACTTTGTTGATCGTGTCGTGCGAGGAAAATTAACCGATATGAGCGAAATTTTTGGAGAAAAATTCGCAGGCATATTTATACCTGCAGACGACGTTGGCGCAGCCAAAATCGGAATCACGAAGCAATTCCTTCAAGATGCCAGCGTATACCATGAGCGCTACAGTGCGACCCCATATTTTCGCTGGCTCCTCGAGGGGGCGGTTAAAGGACGTATGGCGCGCGAACCCGCGATGATATTGGATATTGGCTCGGGCTCGGGCAATTCAGTGTTGCCTGCTCTTGATTTATTTCCTAAAACCAAGATCGTTGCGACGGATCTTAGCGAAGATCTTTTGGCTATTTTGCGCGACCATCTTGCCAAAGATCCTACGCAGGCGGCCCGCGTGTCGCTGGCGTGTCTGGATGCAACCCGCGCTGATTATATCGAAGGATCGGCCGATCTTGTCATCGGCGCCGCAGTTTTGCATCATCTTCTCGATCCGGCGGAATGTGTTCGCCGCGCTATAAAGGCGTTATCTCCGAAAGGGACGGCAATCTTTTTCGAGCCATTCGAAGCGGGCAACGCGGTCTTGCGGCTTGCTTATGAGTGTATCCTGTCGCGCAACGCAGACGGTGCCACAGAACCATTATCCACCCAGGCAATTCATGTCCTGCGAGCGCTTGTTCAAGACTATTCAGTCCGGGCAGGTTCTGACAAATCGGCCCCTATTTTCCGCGACATCGACGATAAATGGCTCTTTACACATGCTTTTTTCAAGGAACTCATTGCTCCTCTTGGCGATTATGATCTGGAAATCGAGCCCATCAATCTCAGTGATGATTGCTTTACCCGTCAGACGCGCACGAACTTTCGCCTAGCGCTGGGCGTGACGGAAGATGTCGCAATCCAGACCTTACCGGAATGGGCGTGGGATATTCTTAAGCGCGCAGATCAGTCCTTTTCGTTCGAATTAAAGAAAGACTTGCCGATTGAGGCACGGATAATAATAAGGCGCAAACCATGA